TCGCGACCTTCCTCGGCGGTCTCTATGGCTCCGTTGCGCAATCCTATCGCTTCGCGGCCGCCGACGGCGCCAGCGCGGCGTTCCGGCCCAAGGCGGTGTCCTGGGTGATGGCGGGCGGCGTGTTCGCCGGCGTGCTCGGTCCGCAGCTCGTGCAATGGACCATGGACGTCTGGCCGCCCTATCTGTTCGCCTTCAGCTTCGTGGTGCAGGCGGCGGTGGCGCTGATCGCGATGGGCATCGTTGCCGGCGTCGACATGCCGAAGCCGGCGGCTGCCGATCTACACGGCGGACGGCCGCTGCTGCGCATCGTGCGGCAGCCGCGCTTCATTGCAGCGGCACTGTGCGGCGTCATCGCCTATCCCATGATGAACCTGGTGATGACCTCGGCGCCGCTTGCCATGAAGCTCTGCGGCCTCAGTGTCAGCGATTCCAATTTCGGCATTCAATGGCACATCGTCGCCATGTACGGCCCGAGCTTCTTCACGGGCGCCTTGATCGCGCGCTTCGGCGCGCCGAAAATCGTCGCCACCGGCCTTTTGCTGGAGGCGGGCGCCGCAGCGATCGGCCTCTCCGGCATCACCGCGATGCATTTCTGGGCGACGCTGATCGTGCTTGGCGTGGGCTGGAATTTCTCCTTCATCGGCGCCTCTGCGCTGGTGCTGGAGACGCACCGCCCGAACGAACGCAACAAGGTGCAGGCGTTCAACGATTTCCTGGTGTTCGGCATGATGGCGATCGGCTCGTTCTCATCGGGCCAGTTGCTCGCGAATTACGGCTGGTCGGCGGTGAACATGGTGGTGTTCCCGCCGGTGCTGCTGGGCCTCGCCGTCCTCTCGTTCGCCTCCTGGGCGCGCCGCCGCAAGGCGCGGCTGGAAGCCGCAATGGGCGAGTTTCCCGACGCGATTTGACGGAGCGCTGCTGAGTTCTTCCCGCAGGGGCAGAATCGTAGGGTGGGCAAAGGCGCAGAGCGCCGTGCCCACCATCTCTCAACCATTCCGACAGAAGTGGTGGGCACGCTTCGCTTTGCCCACGCTACGAAATCACGCCTCGCGCTGCTTCAGCAAGTCCTCGAGATCCAGCCGCCGCGTAAACATCGCAAGCTTGCCGTCCGGCGTGAGCGGCCATTGCTCTTTCGGCCGGTCCCAATAGAGTTCGACGCCGTTCTCGTCGGGATCGCGCAGATAGAGCGCCTCGGACACGCCGTGGTCGCTCGCACCGTCCAGCGCGATGCCGGCCGAGAGCACGCGATACAGCGCATCGGCCAGTGCCGGCCGCGTCGGATAGAGGATCGCGGTGTGATAGAGCCCAGTCGTGCCCTGCGGCGGCGGCGAGCCGCCTTTGCTCTCCCAGGTATTGAGGCCGATGTGATGGTGATAGCCTCCGGCGGAGATGAAGGCCGCGCCAGAGCCCATGCGCTGCATCAGCTCAAAGCCGAGCACACCGCAATAGAAGCCGAGCGCACGGTCGAGATCGGCGACCTTGAGGTGAACGTGGCCGATGCGGGTGCCGGGATTGACGGCTGGATTTGGCGACATGCTGCTGCTCCGTTTCTCCGCCCCACATAGGGACTGCTGCGAGACAGTGGAACTGGCCTATCCCGAAACTCAGCGTTTCCGGATCGGCAATTAGCTCAGCTCCGACACCTCGCCCTCCGGCAGGCCGAACTCAAAGCTGTTCAGGGTCATCGACACCAGCGTGTAGTAGCCGCACAGGCCGATCACCTCGACGAGCCCGCGCTCGCCGAGCAGCGCGACGGCCTCGTCGTAGAGGCCCTTCGCCAGCCCATGGGCCTCATGCAGCGATTTTGCGACGTCGTAGATCATCTTGCCCCTGGGATCGTCGAACTCCGGCGTGCGGCGGTCGCGGATCGCGTCGATAATCTCTGGCTTCATGCCGCCCTGAAGGGCCAGGCGCTTATGCGCGTACCATTCGTAATGCGAGGTCCAGTGCCGCGCCGTCACGAGAATTGCGATCTCCGAGAGCTTTGCGGGAAATACGGTGTTGAAGCGCATGACCTCGCCGAGCCGCGTCGCGTGGCGCGCCATCTCCGGGCTGTTGAGCCAGGCCATCATCGGCGCCGGCGGCTTGCCGCGTTTTCCGGCAATCGCCTCGTCATAGGTCTGCCGCTGGTCGTCGCTCATTTCGCCAGGCGAAAGTAGTTTTAGGCGCATCGTCGTTTCCTCTGTCTTTTCAAGCTTCGCCGTGACGGCAAGTATGCCCGATGACGAACAGTGTGAGTAGCCGGAGCGTGCGGAATAGGTTGAATTCCGCGGTGCGATGGCCCAGAGTCATCAGCAACAAGCTGACCTTGATGGACGGAAGCGACTTATGACTGACTCCAAAGCGCCGGATTTTGAATCAACCGAGCTCGAAACATTCCGCAACGAGACCCGTGCCTGGCTGGAAGCCAACTGCCCGCCGGAGATGCGCAAGCCCGCGGCCTCCGATGCCGACGTGTTCTGGGGTGGGCGTAACACGAAATTCTCGTCCGAACCGCAGCGGGTCTGGTTCGAGCGCATGCGCGACAAGGGCTGGACCGTGCCGGACTGGCCGAAGGAATATGGCGGTGGCGGCCTAAGCGCCGCCGAGCACAAGGTGCTGCGTAGCGAGATGGCAAAGATCGGCGCGCGGCCGCCACTGTCGAGCTTTGGCATCTGGATGCTCGGGCCCGCACTGCTGAAATACGGCAACGAGGCGCAGAAGAAGGAGCACCTGCCGAAGATCGCGGCGGGCCTGATCCGCTGGTGCCAGGGTTATTCCGAGCCCAATGCCGGGTCCGATCTCGCTTCGCTCCAGACCCGCGCGGAGAGCGACGGCGACGATTTCGTCATCACCGGCCAGAAGATCTGGACGTCTTACGCCAACTATGCCGACTGGATCTTCTGCCTGGTGCGCACCGATCCCGCGGCGAAGAAGCACGATGGCATCAGCTTCATTCTGTTCGACATGACCTCGAAGGGGGTCTCGACCAAGCCGATTTTGCTGATCTCCGGCTACTCGCCGTTCTGCGAGACCTTCTTCGACAATGTCCGCGTGCCGAAATCGCACGTCGTCGGC
This region of Bradyrhizobium sp. CCGUVB1N3 genomic DNA includes:
- a CDS encoding acyl-CoA dehydrogenase family protein — encoded protein: MTDSKAPDFESTELETFRNETRAWLEANCPPEMRKPAASDADVFWGGRNTKFSSEPQRVWFERMRDKGWTVPDWPKEYGGGGLSAAEHKVLRSEMAKIGARPPLSSFGIWMLGPALLKYGNEAQKKEHLPKIAAGLIRWCQGYSEPNAGSDLASLQTRAESDGDDFVITGQKIWTSYANYADWIFCLVRTDPAAKKHDGISFILFDMTSKGVSTKPILLISGYSPFCETFFDNVRVPKSHVVGTVNRGWDVAKYLLQHERAMISGMGERGVGRPLGQIAADAVGTDAQGKLDDAMLRGQIASFDVDEAALAACAERAVDLAKAGQAHPAFSSAMKYYGTELNKRRYEILMSAGGVDALEWESERSKQGARPRAWLRTKANSIEGGTTEVMLGIVAKRILDLPGA
- a CDS encoding VOC family protein is translated as MSPNPAVNPGTRIGHVHLKVADLDRALGFYCGVLGFELMQRMGSGAAFISAGGYHHHIGLNTWESKGGSPPPQGTTGLYHTAILYPTRPALADALYRVLSAGIALDGASDHGVSEALYLRDPDENGVELYWDRPKEQWPLTPDGKLAMFTRRLDLEDLLKQREA
- a CDS encoding MFS transporter, with the translated sequence MIDVTLADETADDARVRANVVRLAAAQALTGANSAVIFATGSIVGATLAPDMSLATVPLSMYVLGLAAGTLPTGAISRRFGRRMAFIVGTACGTLTGLVGSLAILNGSFALFCVATFLGGLYGSVAQSYRFAAADGASAAFRPKAVSWVMAGGVFAGVLGPQLVQWTMDVWPPYLFAFSFVVQAAVALIAMGIVAGVDMPKPAAADLHGGRPLLRIVRQPRFIAAALCGVIAYPMMNLVMTSAPLAMKLCGLSVSDSNFGIQWHIVAMYGPSFFTGALIARFGAPKIVATGLLLEAGAAAIGLSGITAMHFWATLIVLGVGWNFSFIGASALVLETHRPNERNKVQAFNDFLVFGMMAIGSFSSGQLLANYGWSAVNMVVFPPVLLGLAVLSFASWARRRKARLEAAMGEFPDAI
- a CDS encoding carboxymuconolactone decarboxylase family protein, which gives rise to MRLKLLSPGEMSDDQRQTYDEAIAGKRGKPPAPMMAWLNSPEMARHATRLGEVMRFNTVFPAKLSEIAILVTARHWTSHYEWYAHKRLALQGGMKPEIIDAIRDRRTPEFDDPRGKMIYDVAKSLHEAHGLAKGLYDEAVALLGERGLVEVIGLCGYYTLVSMTLNSFEFGLPEGEVSELS